A genome region from Candidatus Cloacimonadota bacterium includes the following:
- the waaF gene encoding lipopolysaccharide heptosyltransferase II: MKVLFIRFSSLGDVLLTTPIIRTFRTHFPDAEIHFLTKKQFALLLEYNPHIDKLIRFDPEDESMLQLIIRLQKEHYTHIIDLHDKLRSALIKRFVKGKTITYKKKHPYRKRLLKDHNLKPISSTVELYASVLENFNIRLGERKLDLFLPENEETIAENFLPSDGKKIVAISPGTSWFTKQYPIEYYKKLIEHLLNNYEVNIILIGTENEKSLTAEITSISQTGICDLGGKTSLIETAVIINYSDLFISGDCGSMHIAAALGVPQIAIFGPTHPKLGFAPLNPRAKILTLNLDCSPCTLHGNDRCPKGHFKCMMGMLPEMVAEKISL; the protein is encoded by the coding sequence ATGAAAGTGCTTTTTATCAGGTTCAGTTCTCTTGGAGATGTACTGCTCACCACTCCAATTATCCGTACTTTTCGTACACATTTCCCGGATGCTGAAATTCACTTTCTTACAAAAAAACAGTTTGCTCTACTTCTCGAATATAATCCACATATCGATAAGCTTATCCGTTTTGATCCTGAAGATGAGTCCATGCTCCAGCTTATCATTCGTCTGCAAAAAGAGCATTATACTCATATCATCGACCTGCATGATAAATTACGTTCTGCGTTGATAAAGAGATTCGTAAAAGGAAAAACAATCACGTATAAGAAAAAGCACCCTTACAGGAAAAGACTTCTGAAAGATCACAACCTGAAACCAATATCATCTACGGTTGAACTCTATGCTTCGGTGCTGGAAAATTTCAATATTAGGTTGGGCGAAAGAAAACTCGACCTCTTTCTTCCTGAGAATGAAGAAACAATAGCAGAGAATTTTCTGCCTTCTGATGGGAAAAAAATAGTAGCAATCTCTCCGGGAACATCGTGGTTTACCAAGCAATATCCAATCGAATATTATAAAAAATTAATTGAACATCTTCTCAATAATTACGAGGTTAATATCATTCTGATTGGAACTGAAAATGAGAAAAGTTTGACAGCAGAAATTACGAGCATTTCTCAAACCGGTATATGTGATCTAGGTGGAAAGACTTCGTTAATCGAAACAGCGGTGATCATCAATTATTCAGATCTCTTTATAAGTGGAGATTGCGGATCCATGCACATAGCTGCTGCTCTCGGAGTACCACAGATCGCTATTTTTGGTCCAACACATCCAAAACTCGGTTTTGCCCCTCTTAATCCTCGTGCGAAAATCCTCACCCTCAATCTTGATTGCAGTCCCTGTACGCTTCACGGGAATGATCGCTGTCCAAAAGGACACTTCAAATGCATGATGGGTATGCTCCCAGAAATGGTGGCTGAAAAAATTTCTTTATAA
- a CDS encoding sodium-dependent transporter, translating to MAFRELWSSKRAFILASIGSAIGLGNLWRFPFKCYENGGGAFLVAYFIALFIAGIPVLLLEISLGHKFGLAAPGAFKKVKKKFEFLGWWAVLVGFGIVTYYAVIMAWSLLYGVFSVGHKWGSDTVSFFYNDFLKLTESPHQLGSINPLILIGLVICWILIMFSIWKGAKTVGKVVYATVVLPWILLIVFVVRGVTLPGAGIGILYYLKPVFAKLLEPSVWMAAFGQIFYSVSIGFGIMIAYSSFLPKKSDILGSAYIIGISDALTAFVGGFAVFGTLGYYANLKGLPIEQVLKGGPGLAFCTYPEVISHLPFAQIFGILFFLMLMTLAIDSAFSLVEAFAASLEDKFGIKHRTANFIASGAGLLFGIIFTFGAGMYWLDIADHFLEHFGLIPIVLVECIVIGWFYKTNKLRKHLNDVSHGRLKGWWVWFIKIVIPVILLALFITQLIKEIKTPYEGYPTSAIAIAGWGVVIILPIIAIIFSLIKARHDRADEVNVEDYD from the coding sequence ATGGCGTTTAGAGAATTGTGGTCTAGTAAACGTGCATTCATTTTAGCGTCGATTGGATCAGCGATTGGGCTTGGAAACCTTTGGCGTTTCCCTTTTAAGTGTTATGAAAATGGTGGCGGAGCCTTTCTGGTGGCATACTTCATTGCTCTCTTCATAGCTGGTATTCCTGTATTGCTTCTGGAGATCAGTCTCGGTCATAAGTTCGGGCTTGCTGCACCCGGAGCATTCAAGAAGGTAAAGAAGAAGTTCGAGTTCCTTGGATGGTGGGCGGTTCTGGTAGGATTCGGCATCGTTACGTACTATGCGGTGATCATGGCATGGAGTCTGCTGTATGGTGTGTTTTCTGTTGGTCACAAATGGGGCAGCGACACCGTATCCTTCTTTTACAACGATTTTCTCAAACTCACAGAATCCCCCCATCAACTCGGTTCGATCAATCCGCTTATTCTCATAGGACTCGTCATCTGCTGGATACTTATCATGTTTTCGATCTGGAAAGGTGCAAAAACAGTCGGTAAAGTTGTGTATGCAACAGTTGTCCTTCCCTGGATTTTGCTCATTGTTTTCGTTGTTAGAGGCGTGACGCTCCCGGGGGCAGGTATCGGCATCCTGTACTATCTCAAGCCGGTATTTGCCAAGCTTCTTGAGCCCTCGGTCTGGATGGCTGCATTCGGGCAGATATTCTATTCTGTATCGATCGGTTTCGGCATTATGATCGCCTACTCAAGTTTCCTTCCTAAGAAAAGCGATATTCTTGGAAGTGCATATATCATAGGAATTTCAGATGCCCTAACTGCATTTGTTGGCGGTTTCGCAGTTTTTGGAACACTCGGGTACTATGCAAACCTCAAGGGGCTTCCCATAGAGCAAGTGCTGAAAGGCGGTCCGGGACTTGCATTCTGCACCTATCCGGAAGTCATCTCCCACCTGCCGTTTGCACAAATATTCGGCATCCTCTTCTTCCTCATGCTCATGACATTAGCGATCGACTCCGCTTTCTCTCTTGTCGAAGCTTTTGCTGCAAGTTTGGAAGATAAGTTCGGCATCAAACACCGGACTGCAAACTTTATCGCTTCTGGAGCTGGGCTTCTTTTCGGGATCATCTTTACCTTTGGTGCAGGAATGTACTGGCTGGATATTGCAGATCATTTCCTCGAACATTTCGGTCTTATCCCGATTGTGCTTGTTGAGTGTATTGTCATCGGCTGGTTTTACAAAACGAACAAACTCCGCAAACATCTCAATGATGTATCGCATGGCAGACTAAAGGGCTGGTGGGTCTGGTTTATCAAGATCGTGATCCCCGTAATTCTGCTCGCGCTGTTCATCACTCAGCTTATTAAGGAAATCAAAACTCCATATGAAGGATATCCGACTTCTGCCATTGCTATTGCCGGCTGGGGAGTGGTTATCATCCTTCCCATTATTGCGATTATATTTTCACTTATAAAAGCACGTCATGACAGAGCAGATGAGGTGAATGTAGAAGATTATGATTAA